One genomic window of Arcobacter lacus includes the following:
- a CDS encoding methyl-accepting chemotaxis protein: MFFGNKNLEEKVAYLDKEIEDLKNQLLQKDKQIEEIEKNYSFKLESALEKNSKDVELYKQIASFSQEEGLVVFDEKNELFFANNLSKSNIKDFSIVLDAVLNEKPSLVLEDCEAHIEVKSYENKKIVSLKKTSIHDNKDGGLLSRHNINMTKSLNGTQQTYLTLLDELQDMSKESKETANGSTQGLNLINEIVYDTDNLHKEIELENEVVVSLVSKSKDIAQVINIIQEIAFQTNILSLNAAVEAATAGEAGKGFSVVAQEVRNLATRSADAAKQIKDVVNLIQSETEKIKQSSETVSSVVNETKSRIGVLSKLMNTFQKNSNRGVYEVESISNRIFINLAKLDHVIYKNNLYQLIFGGEHNFKPVDHHNCRLGKWYDTGLGREQFSVVPSYKALEKYHHTVHHEANLLANECSGNKVSCSKQLIEDKIELVEKASEQVFIYLDKILDEKSDLIMKEAAKTLFEGEKTNG; the protein is encoded by the coding sequence ATGTTTTTTGGAAATAAAAATTTAGAAGAAAAAGTTGCTTATTTAGACAAAGAAATTGAAGATTTAAAAAATCAATTACTACAAAAAGATAAACAAATTGAAGAGATTGAAAAAAATTACTCTTTTAAACTTGAGAGTGCTTTAGAAAAAAATTCAAAAGATGTAGAATTATACAAACAAATAGCATCTTTTTCTCAAGAAGAAGGTTTAGTTGTTTTTGATGAAAAAAATGAATTATTTTTTGCAAATAATTTATCAAAATCAAATATAAAAGATTTTTCTATTGTGTTAGATGCTGTTTTAAATGAAAAACCTAGTTTAGTTTTAGAAGATTGTGAAGCACACATAGAAGTAAAAAGTTATGAAAATAAAAAAATAGTTTCACTTAAAAAAACTTCAATTCACGATAACAAAGACGGTGGTTTATTATCAAGACACAATATAAATATGACAAAATCTTTAAATGGTACACAACAAACATATTTAACTTTATTAGATGAATTACAAGATATGTCTAAAGAGTCTAAAGAAACAGCAAATGGCTCAACTCAAGGATTAAATTTAATTAATGAGATAGTTTATGATACAGACAATTTACACAAAGAAATAGAGCTTGAAAATGAAGTTGTAGTCTCTTTAGTTTCAAAAAGTAAAGATATTGCGCAAGTAATAAATATAATTCAAGAAATAGCATTCCAAACAAATATTTTATCTTTAAATGCAGCTGTTGAAGCTGCAACTGCTGGTGAAGCTGGAAAAGGATTCTCTGTTGTTGCTCAAGAGGTAAGAAACTTAGCAACAAGAAGTGCAGATGCTGCAAAACAGATAAAAGATGTTGTAAATCTGATTCAAAGTGAAACAGAAAAAATTAAACAAAGTTCAGAAACAGTATCAAGTGTAGTAAATGAAACTAAATCAAGAATTGGTGTTTTAAGTAAATTGATGAATACTTTCCAAAAAAATTCTAATAGAGGAGTTTATGAAGTTGAAAGTATTTCAAATAGAATTTTTATAAATCTTGCAAAACTTGACCATGTTATTTATAAAAATAATCTTTACCAATTGATTTTTGGAGGAGAACATAACTTTAAACCAGTAGATCATCATAATTGTAGATTAGGGAAATGGTATGATACAGGTTTAGGAAGAGAGCAATTTAGTGTTGTTCCATCTTATAAAGCTTTAGAAAAATATCACCATACTGTACATCATGAAGCAAACTTATTGGCAAATGAGTGTTCAGGAAATAAAGTTTCTTGTTCAAAACAATTAATAGAAGATAAAATTGAGTTAGTAGAAAAAGCAAGTGAACAAGTATTTATATACTTAGATAAGATTTTAGATGAAAAAAGTGATTTAATTATGAAAGAAGCAGCTAAAACATTATTCGAAGGAGAAAAAACAAATGGATAA
- a CDS encoding BaiN/RdsA family NAD(P)/FAD-dependent oxidoreductase — MIGAGASGLMLASKLDKKKYKNICLIESSKTLAPKVKVSGGAKCNITNEFVTYKNYLGDENFIKAILERFSKDDLLSFLNKNQVFPKVNPKIVKGTYFCNSSQDVIDMFSKLTTHVKKYLETRVLDVSFDEFYKIKTDSKIIEAKKLVVASGGLSFPLLGASSIAFDIAQKFGHTIKKLEPALVGFTVQKEQFWFKNLSGVSLPAKAFVEDKTFEGSLLFAHKGCSGPLILTTSLYWKKGKIVLDFLPNKKIEKFLTGNKNISSSFPLAKRFIQEFLVSQNLEDKAISKLTQDEIEKLKLLKNYEFSPAGNFGFTKAEVTKGGINTDEINHLSFESLKQKNLFFIGECLDITGELGGFNFQIVFSQAHSCSLYLNNI; from the coding sequence ATTATTGGAGCAGGAGCTAGTGGTTTAATGCTAGCTTCTAAATTAGATAAAAAAAAATATAAAAATATATGTTTGATTGAAAGTTCGAAAACTCTAGCACCAAAAGTCAAAGTTTCAGGTGGTGCAAAATGCAATATCACAAATGAATTTGTAACTTATAAAAATTATTTAGGTGATGAAAATTTTATAAAAGCTATTTTAGAAAGATTTTCAAAAGATGATTTATTGTCTTTTTTAAATAAAAATCAAGTTTTCCCAAAAGTTAATCCAAAAATTGTAAAAGGAACATATTTTTGTAACTCTAGCCAAGATGTTATTGATATGTTTTCAAAACTTACAACTCATGTAAAAAAGTATCTTGAAACAAGAGTTTTAGATGTAAGTTTTGATGAGTTTTATAAAATAAAAACTGATTCAAAAATTATTGAAGCAAAAAAACTTGTAGTTGCAAGTGGAGGACTGTCTTTTCCACTTTTAGGTGCAAGTTCAATTGCTTTTGATATTGCGCAAAAATTTGGACACACAATTAAAAAATTAGAACCTGCACTTGTAGGATTTACTGTACAAAAAGAACAATTTTGGTTTAAAAATTTATCAGGAGTTTCACTCCCTGCAAAAGCTTTTGTAGAAGATAAAACTTTTGAAGGTTCGCTTTTATTTGCACATAAAGGATGTTCTGGTCCACTTATTTTAACTACATCTTTGTATTGGAAAAAAGGAAAAATTGTACTTGATTTTTTACCAAATAAAAAAATTGAAAAGTTTTTAACTGGAAATAAAAATATCTCATCATCTTTTCCCTTAGCCAAAAGATTTATTCAAGAATTTTTAGTCTCACAGAACTTAGAAGATAAAGCAATTTCAAAATTAACACAAGATGAGATAGAAAAATTAAAATTATTAAAAAATTATGAATTCTCACCAGCAGGAAATTTTGGTTTTACAAAAGCAGAAGTTACAAAAGGTGGAATTAATACAGATGAGATAAATCATCTTTCTTTTGAGAGTTTAAAACAAAAAAATCTCTTTTTTATAGGAGAATGTTTAGATATAACAGGAGAACTCGGTGGCTTTAATTTTCAAATAGTATTTAGTCAAGCACATAGTTGTTCTTTGTACCTAAATAATATATAA
- a CDS encoding ArsS family sensor histidine kinase, with translation MINRQSIFFTILISFIISILLVIISFIIILANSYKAQEEQIYDRYIPISKMINRIEFDFNEEIIKNFEEMNYKLYVDEKQINKIINDKKMEVYSERIHPKHGDIFRILKNNTDYYLYMKVKDNEVLVKDENGFNSNRQIYIILVFSILLITITILYLMSLKKLIPLKILKDKVKSLGDENFDFEYKNIEAKDEVSQLAMEFKKTSSKLKNLKEARNVFIRNIMHELKTPITKGKFLTQLEQNEENNEKLKSVFDRLESLINEFATIEELISSTKNIEKKVYFLDDIIDNAKDILMIEDERVIQNYENKKIEVNFKLFSIAMKNLIDNAVKYSPNREVVIKVENENIIFENSGKKLEAPFEKYFEPFFSSEDKSKNSFGLGLYIVYNIFKANGYILDYEYIDGLNRFICKKG, from the coding sequence ATGATAAATAGACAATCAATTTTTTTTACTATTCTAATAAGTTTTATTATTTCTATTTTATTGGTAATCATTAGTTTTATAATTATTTTAGCAAATAGTTATAAAGCACAAGAAGAACAAATCTATGATAGATATATACCTATTTCAAAAATGATAAATAGAATTGAGTTTGATTTTAATGAAGAGATTATAAAAAATTTTGAAGAGATGAATTATAAACTATATGTTGACGAAAAGCAAATAAATAAAATTATCAATGACAAAAAAATGGAAGTTTATTCAGAAAGAATTCACCCTAAACATGGAGATATTTTTAGAATTTTAAAAAACAATACTGACTACTATTTATATATGAAAGTTAAAGATAATGAAGTTTTAGTGAAAGATGAAAATGGATTTAATAGTAATAGACAAATATATATCATTTTAGTTTTTTCTATTTTACTTATTACAATTACAATTTTATATTTGATGTCTTTAAAAAAGTTGATACCTTTAAAAATTTTAAAAGATAAAGTGAAAAGTTTAGGTGATGAAAATTTTGATTTTGAATATAAAAATATTGAAGCAAAAGATGAAGTTTCTCAACTTGCTATGGAGTTTAAAAAAACGAGTTCAAAATTGAAAAATCTAAAAGAAGCTAGAAATGTTTTTATTAGAAATATTATGCATGAACTAAAAACTCCTATTACAAAAGGTAAATTCTTAACTCAATTAGAACAAAATGAAGAAAATAATGAAAAATTAAAATCAGTATTTGATAGATTAGAATCTCTCATAAATGAGTTTGCAACAATAGAAGAACTTATCTCTTCGACAAAAAATATAGAAAAAAAAGTTTATTTTTTAGATGATATTATAGATAATGCAAAAGATATTTTGATGATAGAAGATGAAAGAGTTATTCAAAATTATGAAAATAAAAAAATAGAAGTAAATTTTAAACTTTTTTCTATTGCAATGAAAAATTTAATAGACAATGCAGTTAAATACTCCCCAAATAGAGAAGTAGTAATTAAAGTAGAAAATGAGAATATAATTTTTGAGAATAGTGGAAAAAAATTAGAGGCTCCTTTTGAAAAATATTTTGAACCATTTTTTTCAAGTGAAGATAAATCAAAAAACTCTTTTGGTTTAGGTTTATATATTGTTTACAATATTTTTAAAGCAAACGGTTATATTTTGGATTATGAATATATTGATGGTTTGAATAGATTTATTTGTAAAAAAGGATAA
- a CDS encoding response regulator transcription factor: MIKIAMIEDDLELAEVLCQYLKQFNIEVTNYEEPYLALSALKVNKYDLIILDLTLPGMDGLDVCKEIVKSFNIPIIISSARSDIADKVTALKLGADDYLPKPYDPRELEVRIKTILRRFNNSQSSEEDTKGKIFRLNEEKKEITKDGKFIKLTAAEFEVLSLLIKREGFVISREDIFENSDLLNQDYESSGSLAVIINRIRHKIEDNSKESKYLHTIRGMGYKFIQ; the protein is encoded by the coding sequence TTGATAAAAATTGCAATGATAGAAGATGATTTAGAGTTAGCAGAAGTTCTATGTCAATATTTAAAGCAATTTAACATTGAAGTTACAAATTACGAAGAGCCATATTTGGCTCTTTCTGCTTTAAAAGTAAACAAATATGATTTAATAATTTTAGATTTAACACTACCTGGAATGGATGGATTAGATGTTTGTAAAGAGATAGTTAAAAGTTTTAATATCCCTATTATTATTTCAAGTGCAAGAAGTGATATTGCAGATAAAGTAACAGCACTTAAACTTGGAGCTGATGATTATTTGCCAAAACCTTATGATCCAAGAGAACTTGAAGTGCGAATTAAAACAATTTTACGAAGATTTAATAACTCTCAAAGTAGTGAAGAAGATACAAAAGGTAAAATTTTTAGATTAAATGAAGAAAAAAAAGAGATAACAAAAGATGGTAAGTTTATAAAACTGACTGCTGCTGAATTTGAAGTTTTATCTTTATTGATAAAAAGAGAAGGTTTTGTAATAAGTAGAGAAGATATATTTGAAAATTCTGATCTTTTAAATCAAGATTATGAAAGTTCAGGTTCTTTAGCTGTTATTATAAATAGAATTAGACATAAAATAGAAGATAATTCAAAAGAATCAAAATATTTACATACAATTAGAGGAATGGGATATAAATTTATACAATGA
- a CDS encoding Spy/CpxP family protein refolding chaperone: protein MKKIVSSLVITGLVAGALFAANGEMKKDDKRFDGPNCMHQKGDFKGKENRGGNDIFGLIHELNLTTKQKEDIKKIMDESRNTEKNPLDAFTKDGFDKAKFIQIENEKRDSMLKSRAEVIEKTYAVLDSKQKEQLKVLIDLKKEKINKK, encoded by the coding sequence ATGAAAAAAATAGTTTCAAGTTTAGTTATAACAGGTTTAGTTGCAGGAGCACTTTTTGCTGCAAATGGTGAAATGAAAAAAGATGATAAAAGATTTGATGGACCAAATTGTATGCATCAAAAAGGTGATTTTAAAGGTAAAGAAAATAGAGGTGGAAATGATATTTTTGGATTAATTCATGAATTAAATTTAACTACTAAACAAAAAGAAGATATCAAAAAAATTATGGATGAAAGTAGAAATACTGAAAAAAATCCACTAGATGCATTTACAAAAGATGGATTTGATAAAGCAAAATTTATTCAAATTGAGAATGAAAAAAGAGATTCTATGCTAAAATCAAGAGCTGAAGTTATCGAAAAAACTTATGCAGTTTTAGATAGTAAACAAAAAGAGCAACTAAAAGTACTAATTGATTTAAAAAAAGAAAAAATAAATAAAAAATAA
- a CDS encoding endonuclease/exonuclease/phosphatase family protein, which translates to MKIRVGTFNLFQFCSPPFSFYTKKEKFTLDEWNEKIAWCKNQLNLMNCDIVGFQEVFSNDELKNLCLELGFKYFEVVDFAKVDKKNEKIYITTTVAIASKFPIVNIEKIDTKSFKFARIPIKAIISLPNEKNITVYITHLKSNRENEFEYIFTKNDTLEDKLKKVEVALKDNYSLSLKQRINEAKILFYDIKSNKTPTILMCDLNDKEFSITIDALTNKRFYNKNLKKDDYLLFDAYYLHKPKIYNPHPEFKGIKRTPTSYFAGKGNILDYIFVSKELQKISSYEVFDKHLQKNHNGSLKQSDHAQVVCEIEV; encoded by the coding sequence ATGAAAATAAGAGTCGGAACATTTAACCTTTTTCAATTTTGCTCTCCACCATTCTCTTTTTATACAAAAAAAGAAAAATTCACACTTGACGAATGGAATGAAAAGATAGCTTGGTGTAAAAATCAACTAAATCTTATGAATTGTGATATTGTAGGATTTCAAGAAGTTTTTTCTAATGATGAACTAAAAAATTTATGTTTAGAACTTGGATTTAAGTACTTTGAAGTTGTGGATTTTGCAAAAGTTGATAAAAAAAATGAAAAAATTTATATAACTACAACAGTTGCAATTGCTTCAAAATTTCCAATAGTAAATATAGAAAAAATAGATACAAAAAGTTTTAAGTTTGCAAGAATTCCAATAAAAGCCATAATTTCTCTACCAAATGAAAAAAATATAACAGTTTATATAACACATCTAAAATCAAACAGAGAAAATGAATTTGAATATATTTTTACAAAAAATGATACTTTAGAAGATAAACTAAAAAAAGTTGAAGTTGCTTTAAAAGATAACTATTCTTTATCTTTAAAACAAAGAATTAATGAAGCTAAAATACTTTTTTATGATATAAAATCAAATAAAACTCCTACGATTTTAATGTGCGACTTAAATGACAAAGAGTTTTCTATAACAATTGATGCTCTTACAAATAAACGATTTTATAATAAAAATTTAAAAAAAGATGACTATTTACTCTTTGATGCTTACTATTTACATAAACCAAAGATTTATAATCCTCATCCAGAATTTAAAGGAATAAAAAGAACTCCTACAAGCTATTTTGCTGGAAAAGGAAATATTTTGGATTATATTTTTGTATCAAAAGAACTTCAAAAAATCAGTTCTTATGAAGTTTTTGATAAACATTTACAAAAAAATCACAATGGAAGTTTAAAACAAAGTGATCATGCTCAAGTTGTTTGTGAGATTGAAGTTTAA
- a CDS encoding GNAT family N-acetyltransferase, protein MNLQFKELQKEDIKEVILLINEAYRGEKKDKVWTTESHILDGIRVNEDMMKKILEEKNTKTYIAKVDNKIVGTIQSKLDGESIHIGLFAVDTKSQASGIGKKLLEFAENSSSKLWQKSTFIMEVISSRTELINYYIRRGYQNTNSFIEFPKSEYWTPNTNEELKLLVLKKTI, encoded by the coding sequence ATGAACTTGCAATTTAAAGAATTACAAAAAGAAGATATAAAAGAAGTTATTCTTTTGATAAATGAAGCTTATCGAGGAGAAAAAAAAGATAAAGTTTGGACAACTGAATCTCATATATTAGATGGAATTAGAGTAAATGAAGATATGATGAAAAAGATTTTAGAAGAAAAAAATACTAAAACTTATATTGCAAAAGTTGATAATAAAATAGTTGGAACTATTCAATCCAAACTTGATGGTGAAAGTATTCATATTGGACTTTTTGCTGTTGATACAAAATCACAAGCAAGTGGAATAGGAAAAAAACTTTTAGAATTTGCAGAAAATAGTTCATCAAAACTTTGGCAGAAATCTACTTTTATAATGGAAGTAATTTCTTCTAGAACTGAACTTATCAACTATTACATAAGAAGAGGATACCAAAATACAAATAGTTTTATAGAGTTTCCAAAATCAGAATATTGGACACCAAATACAAATGAAGAACTTAAACTTTTAGTATTGAAAAAAACTATTTAA
- the mfd gene encoding transcription-repair coupling factor yields the protein MKNIYEFLKNLKDEKRLKECQLLIVNDDRQAQIASDIVSYLGFKPFLLADFRANFGDDLLSFSEELHEITKTLGDFYSYKKQDKILISPIRTISYPLPKEKCFESFTINFADRLNLEELKSKLYNWGYYFVDIVTSEGEVSLRGDILDICPLGSDFGYRVSLFDDEVESIRKFDIEDQKSSKEEIESFSINPAFLALDEATFEEINEQIQTVSSDAFIKDIHSLGFWYLGELGEYLPQKMSSFITQDALDELEEVYVFEEKRVNKDKFLLTPQIYNSKNYQEINPANVKEFISFHNDKKITIISGSEAKVKGYDLDLSDKNINYVFENYILNLVSDDEVIISLNKEVKKRRKKKVKLVLDELQYNDFVVHEKYGIGQYKGIEPVTVMGAKRDFVIIQYQGEDKLLVPVENLDLIDRYVADGSSYAVVDKLGKGSFAKLKEKVKDKLFAIANDIIKLAAARELVNGIKINTDKKVLEDFQKSAGFEYTKDQKRSIKEIFDDLSSGRVMDRLLSGDVGFGKTEVAMNALLAVILDGYQTIFVCPTTLLATQHYHSIQKRLESFGIRVAKLDGKTTAKEKTSIKKGLENGDIKLVIGTHSLLDIKTSNLALVIIDEEHKFGVKQKEKLKQLREDVHIFSMSATPIPRTLNLALSKLKGMSSLLTPPSERLGVRTYVKEYSEKLIKEIILREKRRGGQLFYVHNNIASIEAKKKDIEAIVPNIKIDIIHSQIKPEQAEKIIEAFENKEFDILLATSIVESGIHLPNANSIIIDGADRFGIADLHQLRGRVGRSNKEGYCYYVVEDKKSITDDAVKRLVALESNSYLGSGTALAHQDLEIRGGGNIIGEAQSGHIKQIGYGLYLKMLEDTLATLSGDEKSEKKTVDIKLAISAYISDEYISEDRVRLELYRRLSKASDIQEVYSIEEEMEDRFGKPDIVTKQFIELIIIKILALKLGIQTISSYEMNITFTKADDTKESIKSPSKDDDDIINTTLRYLRK from the coding sequence GTGAAAAATATTTATGAATTTTTAAAAAATTTAAAAGATGAAAAAAGATTAAAAGAGTGTCAGCTTTTAATCGTAAATGATGACAGACAAGCTCAAATAGCTTCTGATATAGTTTCTTACTTAGGATTTAAACCTTTTTTATTAGCTGATTTTAGAGCAAATTTTGGAGATGACTTACTTTCCTTTAGTGAAGAACTACATGAAATAACTAAAACTTTAGGTGATTTTTATTCATACAAAAAACAAGATAAAATCCTAATCTCTCCAATAAGAACAATCTCTTATCCTCTTCCAAAAGAAAAATGTTTTGAAAGTTTTACTATAAATTTTGCAGATAGATTAAATCTTGAAGAGTTAAAAAGTAAACTATACAATTGGGGATACTATTTTGTAGATATTGTTACAAGTGAAGGTGAAGTTTCACTTCGTGGTGATATTTTAGATATTTGTCCTTTAGGAAGTGATTTTGGATATAGAGTAAGTTTGTTTGATGATGAGGTTGAAAGTATCAGAAAGTTTGATATTGAAGACCAAAAATCTTCAAAAGAAGAGATTGAAAGCTTTTCTATAAATCCAGCTTTTCTTGCTCTTGATGAAGCAACTTTTGAAGAGATAAATGAACAAATTCAAACTGTTTCAAGTGATGCTTTTATCAAAGATATTCACTCTTTAGGATTTTGGTATTTAGGAGAACTTGGAGAGTATTTACCTCAAAAAATGAGTTCATTTATCACTCAAGATGCTTTAGATGAGCTTGAAGAAGTTTATGTTTTTGAAGAAAAAAGAGTAAATAAAGATAAGTTTTTACTTACACCTCAGATTTACAATAGCAAAAATTATCAAGAGATAAATCCAGCAAATGTAAAAGAGTTTATCTCTTTTCATAATGATAAAAAAATCACAATAATTAGTGGAAGTGAAGCAAAAGTAAAAGGTTATGATTTAGATTTAAGTGATAAAAATATTAATTATGTTTTTGAAAACTATATTTTAAATTTAGTTTCAGATGACGAAGTAATAATCTCTTTAAATAAAGAAGTAAAAAAACGAAGAAAGAAAAAAGTAAAACTTGTTCTTGATGAGTTACAATATAATGATTTTGTGGTACATGAAAAATATGGAATTGGTCAATATAAAGGAATTGAACCAGTTACTGTAATGGGTGCAAAAAGAGATTTTGTAATTATTCAATATCAAGGAGAAGATAAACTTTTAGTTCCTGTTGAAAATCTTGATTTAATAGATAGATATGTTGCTGATGGAAGTTCTTATGCTGTTGTTGATAAGCTTGGAAAAGGAAGTTTTGCAAAACTAAAAGAGAAAGTAAAAGATAAACTTTTTGCTATTGCAAATGATATTATCAAACTAGCAGCTGCAAGGGAACTTGTAAATGGTATTAAAATCAATACAGATAAAAAAGTTCTTGAAGATTTCCAAAAAAGTGCAGGTTTTGAATATACAAAAGACCAAAAAAGAAGTATCAAAGAGATTTTTGATGATTTAAGTAGCGGTCGAGTTATGGATAGACTTCTTTCAGGTGATGTTGGTTTTGGAAAAACAGAAGTTGCTATGAATGCTTTATTGGCAGTTATTTTAGACGGTTATCAAACTATATTTGTATGTCCGACAACACTTTTGGCAACTCAACACTATCATAGTATTCAAAAAAGACTTGAAAGTTTTGGAATAAGAGTTGCTAAGCTTGATGGAAAAACAACAGCCAAAGAAAAAACAAGTATCAAAAAAGGTTTAGAAAATGGTGATATAAAACTTGTTATTGGAACACACTCTTTACTTGATATAAAAACTTCTAATTTAGCTTTAGTTATCATCGATGAAGAGCATAAATTTGGAGTAAAACAAAAAGAGAAATTAAAACAATTAAGAGAAGATGTACATATTTTTTCTATGAGTGCAACTCCAATTCCAAGAACTTTAAACTTAGCTTTATCAAAACTAAAAGGTATGAGTTCACTTCTTACGCCTCCTAGTGAAAGATTGGGAGTGAGAACTTATGTAAAAGAGTACAGCGAAAAACTAATCAAAGAGATAATTTTAAGAGAAAAAAGAAGAGGTGGACAACTATTTTATGTTCACAACAACATAGCATCAATTGAAGCAAAGAAAAAAGATATAGAAGCTATTGTTCCAAATATCAAAATAGATATTATTCACTCTCAAATAAAACCAGAACAGGCTGAAAAAATCATAGAAGCCTTTGAAAACAAAGAGTTTGATATTTTACTTGCAACTTCTATTGTTGAATCAGGAATTCACTTACCAAATGCAAACTCTATTATAATTGATGGTGCAGATAGATTTGGAATTGCTGATTTACATCAACTTCGAGGTCGAGTTGGACGAAGTAATAAAGAGGGATATTGTTATTATGTAGTTGAAGATAAAAAATCAATTACAGATGATGCTGTAAAAAGACTTGTTGCTTTAGAGTCAAACTCATATTTAGGAAGTGGAACTGCTTTAGCTCATCAAGATTTAGAAATCAGAGGTGGTGGAAATATCATAGGTGAAGCACAAAGTGGACATATCAAACAAATAGGTTATGGTTTATATCTTAAAATGTTGGAAGATACTCTTGCAACTTTAAGTGGTGATGAAAAAAGTGAAAAGAAAACAGTTGATATAAAACTAGCTATTTCAGCATATATAAGTGATGAATACATTAGTGAAGATAGAGTTAGACTTGAACTTTATAGAAGATTAAGTAAAGCAAGTGATATTCAAGAAGTTTATAGTATCGAAGAAGAGATGGAAGATAGATTTGGAAAGCCTGATATTGTTACAAAACAGTTTATTGAGTTGATTATCATAAAAATTTTAGCTTTAAAACTTGGAATTCAAACTATTAGTTCTTATGAGATGAATATTACATTTACAAAAGCTGATGATACAAAAGAGAGTATAAAATCACCATCAAAAGATGATGATGATATTATAAATACAACTTTAAGATATTTGAGAAAATAA
- a CDS encoding DUF445 domain-containing protein, which yields MNKGDITNLIAVLVMAYGYSNGNNLVFMVGLFALSGAVTNSLAIYMLFEKIPFLYGSGVIESKFTAFKISIHDLIMNQFFTKENLAKFFEEEVQNSKNSIDFEKILNQVDFTPAFYSLKESVVESPFGGMLAMFGGASALEPLKEPFINKLQISMIEISNSPSFLTIVNEVIKSKNFNDEIYEKISKIVNTRLEELTPKMVKEIVQNMIKEHLSWLVLWGAVFGGLFGLIGMLIS from the coding sequence ATGAATAAGGGTGATATTACAAACTTAATAGCTGTTTTAGTTATGGCTTATGGTTATTCAAATGGGAATAATCTTGTTTTTATGGTTGGACTTTTTGCTTTAAGTGGCGCAGTTACAAATTCACTTGCTATTTATATGTTATTTGAAAAAATCCCTTTTTTATACGGAAGTGGTGTAATAGAGAGCAAATTCACAGCTTTTAAAATATCTATTCATGATTTGATAATGAATCAATTTTTTACAAAAGAGAACTTAGCAAAATTTTTTGAAGAGGAAGTTCAAAATAGTAAAAATAGTATTGATTTTGAAAAAATATTAAATCAAGTTGATTTTACTCCAGCATTTTACTCTTTAAAAGAATCTGTTGTTGAATCTCCTTTTGGTGGAATGTTAGCTATGTTTGGAGGTGCTAGCGCTCTTGAACCGCTAAAAGAACCTTTTATAAATAAACTACAAATTTCAATGATAGAGATATCAAATTCACCATCATTTTTAACTATTGTAAATGAAGTAATAAAATCAAAAAACTTCAATGATGAAATATATGAAAAAATTAGCAAAATTGTAAATACAAGACTAGAAGAGTTAACTCCTAAAATGGTAAAAGAGATAGTTCAAAATATGATAAAAGAACATTTAAGTTGGCTTGTACTTTGGGGTGCAGTTTTTGGTGGATTGTTCGGACTTATTGGTATGTTAATATCGTAA